Proteins from one Clostridium cellulovorans 743B genomic window:
- a CDS encoding UDP-N-acetylmuramoyl-tripeptide--D-alanyl-D-alanine ligase, producing the protein MENITLEEVLKATEGNLIINGPKTSFNLVSIDTRKLEKGCIYIAIKGENFDGNDFVVEAINKGAELCIIDKIAYTEAEVLNKSAIVLVENTKKALMQLAKYYRNKLDIKVIGVTGSTGKTSTKDLIAAALSEKLKVFKTKGNFNNEIGLPLMIFNLDNTYDVAVLEMGMSDLFEIQRLSDVARPDLGVITNIGISHIENLKTRENILKAKMEITTYFGKENLLIVNHDDQYLSTIDKAEYRLIKASISDDKNIDLKGESLVLKEDSCEFKLNESKFYIPMPGKHNISNALLAIACARELGVEDQLINKGFLNIEATSMRLDIEKNKGITIINDTYNASPDSMKAAIEVMKNLKGKRRIAVVGTMKELGENSFEYHKEMGIFAKENSVDILIAIGEFAKAYSEGFNNKNSSIELAEKEGAIAYLTSEIREEDIILVKASRSMKFETIVEALKIFTTNEGE; encoded by the coding sequence ATGGAGAATATTACCTTAGAGGAAGTTTTAAAAGCAACAGAAGGTAACCTAATAATCAATGGTCCTAAAACTTCATTTAATCTTGTAAGTATTGATACAAGAAAGCTTGAAAAAGGATGTATTTATATAGCTATTAAAGGAGAAAACTTTGATGGCAATGATTTTGTTGTTGAAGCTATAAATAAAGGCGCAGAGCTTTGTATAATTGATAAAATAGCATATACAGAGGCAGAGGTCTTAAATAAATCAGCTATTGTCCTAGTAGAGAATACAAAAAAAGCACTTATGCAGCTTGCTAAATATTATAGAAATAAGTTAGATATAAAAGTTATAGGGGTTACCGGTTCTACAGGTAAAACTTCAACAAAGGACTTGATTGCAGCAGCATTAAGTGAAAAATTAAAAGTCTTTAAGACAAAGGGAAATTTTAATAATGAAATAGGACTTCCACTGATGATTTTTAATTTAGATAACACTTACGATGTGGCAGTATTAGAAATGGGTATGAGTGATCTTTTTGAAATCCAAAGGCTTTCAGATGTAGCTAGACCAGATTTAGGAGTTATCACAAATATAGGTATCTCTCATATTGAAAACTTAAAGACTAGAGAGAATATTTTAAAAGCTAAAATGGAGATAACTACTTATTTTGGAAAAGAAAATCTTTTAATTGTAAACCATGATGATCAATATTTATCAACTATAGATAAAGCAGAGTATAGGTTAATAAAAGCAAGTATTTCTGATGATAAAAATATTGACCTTAAAGGGGAAAGTTTAGTCTTAAAAGAAGATTCTTGTGAATTTAAGCTTAATGAATCAAAGTTTTATATTCCAATGCCAGGAAAGCATAATATATCAAATGCACTTTTAGCCATAGCTTGTGCTAGAGAACTTGGCGTTGAGGATCAGTTAATAAATAAAGGATTTTTGAATATAGAAGCCACTTCTATGAGACTTGATATAGAAAAAAATAAAGGTATAACTATAATCAATGACACCTATAATGCTAGTCCAGATTCAATGAAAGCTGCTATTGAAGTTATGAAGAATTTAAAAGGTAAAAGAAGAATAGCAGTTGTTGGTACTATGAAGGAACTTGGAGAAAATTCTTTTGAATATCATAAAGAAATGGGAATTTTTGCTAAAGAAAATTCTGTAGATATTCTAATTGCTATTGGCGAATTTGCAAAAGCATATTCAGAGGGATTTAATAATAAAAATAGTAGTATAGAACTAGCAGAAAAGGAAGGGGCAATAGCATATCTAACTTCAGAAATTAGAGAAGAAGATATAATTCTTGTTAAGGCGTCAAGAAGTATGAAATTTGAAACTATAGTTGAAGCCTTGAAAATTTTTACGACAAATGAAGGAGAATAG
- the mraY gene encoding phospho-N-acetylmuramoyl-pentapeptide-transferase, translating to MSNFSDLKIVMMYLLIALCISIALGAVLLPVLYRFKFGQPIREEGPKSHKKKAGTPTMGGVIFILATILAMAIRVRSINDTTLIVLFAFVAFGFIGLLDDMLKIIKKKNEGLKSGQKMLLLMIVSVIIGLYAANNEEIGTNILIPIVNKYFDLGLVGFVIFSIVYFAAVTNAVNLTDGLDGLASSTSSIVIAFFGAVALGLGQINLAVFCGILVGALLGFLKYNAHPAEVFMGDTGSLALGGAIGAIAMLLKLEIVVIVVGGIFVFETLSVIIQVISFKTTGKRVFKMAPVHHHFEAIGWHETKIVAVFSIVTVALCAIGFLII from the coding sequence ATGAGTAATTTCAGCGATTTAAAGATAGTTATGATGTATTTATTAATTGCATTATGTATATCTATAGCATTAGGTGCTGTCCTTTTACCAGTATTGTATAGATTTAAGTTTGGTCAGCCTATAAGAGAAGAAGGTCCAAAGAGCCACAAGAAAAAAGCAGGTACACCAACTATGGGAGGAGTAATTTTTATCCTTGCAACTATACTTGCAATGGCTATAAGGGTAAGAAGTATTAATGATACAACGCTAATTGTTTTGTTTGCTTTTGTAGCTTTTGGATTTATTGGGTTGTTAGATGATATGCTCAAGATTATTAAAAAGAAAAATGAAGGATTAAAGTCAGGACAAAAGATGCTTCTTTTGATGATAGTATCTGTAATTATAGGTTTGTATGCTGCAAACAATGAAGAAATAGGAACTAACATATTAATTCCTATAGTTAACAAGTATTTTGATCTTGGTCTTGTTGGATTTGTTATATTTTCAATTGTTTACTTTGCAGCAGTAACAAATGCTGTAAATTTAACTGATGGATTAGATGGCTTAGCTTCTAGTACTTCTTCTATAGTTATTGCATTCTTTGGGGCTGTAGCTTTAGGGCTTGGACAAATAAATTTAGCAGTGTTTTGTGGGATTTTAGTAGGAGCTTTATTAGGATTCTTAAAATATAATGCACATCCTGCTGAGGTTTTTATGGGTGACACTGGTTCGCTGGCTCTTGGAGGAGCTATCGGAGCTATTGCAATGCTATTAAAATTAGAGATTGTAGTTATTGTAGTTGGTGGAATATTTGTTTTTGAAACTTTATCTGTTATAATTCAAGTAATATCTTTTAAGACTACAGGAAAAAGAGTGTTTAAAATGGCGCCAGTACATCATCATTTTGAAGCCATAGGATGGCATGAAACAAAGATAGTAGCGGTGTTTTCAATCGTGACAGTAGCTTTATGCGCAATTGGATTTTTAATTATTTAG
- the spoVE gene encoding stage V sporulation protein E — translation MQKIKKKVEVDFTLLSVLLLLVFIGVVMVFSASSYVALNDPAYNDMYYFLKKQGTFAVVGLATMFYVLRIDYHKYKKWTLVFMLLTIPINLAVFAFDPVKGAQRWIRFGPMNLQPSEIAKYVMVLFLAHSISRKGDKMQSFLYGVLPYLGVAGAYAALVLIQKSLSITMVILGTTLILLFVGGVKKKYFAIVLGLVFTFGVVFILIEPYRLERLLSFTDPFADPRGDGYQLIQSWYALASGGLLGQGLGQSRQKCFFIPEPHNDFIFSIIGEELGLVGCLFILFLFSVLIYRGIRIASKAKDTYGSLLAVGIISVIAIQTVINIAVVTGAMPVTGVPMPFISYGGSSLVINLASMGILLNISSQTEK, via the coding sequence ATGCAGAAAATAAAAAAGAAGGTGGAGGTGGATTTTACTTTACTTTCAGTTTTACTGCTTCTGGTATTTATCGGTGTTGTTATGGTATTTAGTGCTAGTTCCTATGTTGCACTGAATGATCCAGCTTATAATGATATGTACTATTTTCTTAAAAAGCAAGGGACTTTTGCTGTTGTTGGGTTAGCAACGATGTTTTATGTTCTTAGGATTGATTATCATAAGTATAAGAAATGGACCTTAGTATTTATGTTGCTGACAATTCCTATTAATCTAGCAGTTTTTGCTTTTGATCCAGTAAAAGGAGCTCAAAGATGGATAAGGTTTGGACCGATGAATCTCCAACCTTCAGAAATAGCAAAATACGTTATGGTATTATTTTTAGCCCATAGTATCTCTAGGAAAGGCGATAAAATGCAGAGCTTTTTATATGGAGTATTGCCATACTTAGGTGTCGCAGGAGCATACGCAGCATTAGTTCTTATCCAAAAAAGCTTGAGTATAACCATGGTTATACTAGGTACAACCTTGATATTATTATTTGTAGGTGGAGTAAAGAAAAAGTATTTTGCTATAGTTTTAGGCTTAGTTTTTACTTTTGGAGTAGTATTTATATTAATAGAGCCATATAGGTTAGAGAGATTACTTAGTTTTACTGATCCATTTGCTGATCCTAGAGGAGATGGCTATCAATTAATACAATCCTGGTATGCATTAGCATCAGGTGGGCTTTTAGGACAAGGTTTAGGACAATCAAGACAGAAGTGCTTTTTCATACCGGAGCCGCATAATGACTTTATCTTTTCAATAATTGGAGAGGAATTAGGGCTTGTTGGATGCTTATTTATATTATTTCTCTTTTCTGTATTGATATATAGAGGAATTAGGATTGCTTCAAAAGCTAAAGATACATATGGAAGTCTTTTGGCTGTCGGTATAATATCAGTTATAGCTATTCAAACTGTAATAAATATTGCCGTTGTAACAGGGGCAATGCCTGTAACTGGAGTACCAATGCCATTTATAAGTTATGGTGGTTCTTCTCTTGTGATAAATTTAGCTTCCATGGGTATACTTTTGAATATATCCTCGCAGACCGAGAAATAA
- the purN gene encoding phosphoribosylglycinamide formyltransferase, whose amino-acid sequence MKHLRIGFFSSHGGSNMQAIINACKEGYLNGEPCVVISNNPDSIALTRAINEGIPHFYRSQKTHPDFDDLDEEILKILKEHSVNIIVLAGYMKKIGPKVLKDYKGKILNIHPALLPKYGGKGMYEKNVHEAVITNKEKITGVTVHIIDEEYDKGPIINQCEVPVFENDTIDILANRVLKKEHETFVETLKAISEGKIII is encoded by the coding sequence ATGAAACACTTAAGAATAGGATTTTTTTCTTCTCACGGTGGATCAAATATGCAAGCTATAATAAATGCATGTAAAGAAGGATATCTTAACGGGGAACCTTGTGTAGTGATTAGTAATAATCCAGATTCTATTGCACTGACCAGAGCTATTAACGAAGGAATACCTCATTTTTATAGAAGTCAAAAAACTCATCCTGATTTTGATGACTTAGACGAAGAAATTTTAAAGATTTTAAAAGAGCATTCTGTAAATATAATTGTTCTAGCAGGCTATATGAAAAAAATTGGTCCAAAGGTACTCAAGGATTATAAAGGAAAAATTCTAAATATCCATCCAGCATTATTACCAAAGTACGGTGGAAAAGGAATGTATGAAAAAAATGTACATGAAGCCGTAATTACAAATAAAGAAAAAATTACTGGTGTTACAGTTCACATTATTGATGAAGAATATGATAAGGGTCCTATTATAAATCAATGTGAAGTACCTGTTTTTGAAAATGATACTATAGATATTTTAGCCAATAGAGTTTTAAAAAAGGAGCATGAAACTTTTGTTGAAACTCTAAAAGCTATTAGTGAAGGAAAAATAATTATATAA
- a CDS encoding cell division protein FtsQ/DivIB, which yields MTENKLIVKRRKKRVIKRLAIFFSFFIGLLITLCLKLPVFNISNIIVKNNDIITDEKIVENSGITLGTNMFFFSTKEVENRLLLNPYIKKVHISRRIPNVIIINVEERNTAYLYTKGDNQFILDENGVVLEANRDSKKGSLVEISGMDLKVVDLGEQIAPIDEKDLKFLKEFKELLIRAKEQLPINKIDFSEKYNLRVYYNQVAIRLGDTKELEKKMNYAINIIKSQGLEGKKAEVNVTNLETPTFSITS from the coding sequence ATGACAGAAAATAAATTAATAGTTAAAAGAAGAAAAAAGAGGGTTATAAAGAGACTTGCAATATTTTTTAGTTTTTTTATTGGACTACTTATTACTTTATGCCTTAAATTGCCAGTTTTTAATATCTCTAATATTATTGTAAAAAACAACGATATAATAACAGATGAGAAGATTGTTGAAAATTCAGGGATAACATTAGGAACTAATATGTTTTTTTTCAGCACTAAGGAAGTTGAGAATAGATTACTTCTAAATCCATATATCAAGAAAGTTCATATATCAAGAAGGATTCCAAATGTAATAATTATCAATGTTGAAGAAAGAAATACTGCGTACCTTTATACAAAAGGAGATAATCAATTTATCTTAGATGAAAATGGTGTTGTATTAGAAGCAAATAGAGATAGCAAAAAAGGCTCTTTAGTGGAGATAAGTGGGATGGATTTGAAGGTTGTGGATTTAGGAGAACAAATAGCTCCTATAGATGAAAAGGATTTAAAGTTTTTAAAAGAATTTAAGGAATTACTAATTAGGGCAAAAGAGCAATTGCCGATTAATAAAATAGATTTCTCTGAGAAGTATAATTTAAGAGTTTATTATAATCAAGTAGCTATTAGATTAGGAGACACAAAAGAACTTGAAAAGAAGATGAATTATGCAATAAACATTATAAAAAGTCAAGGGCTTGAAGGAAAGAAGGCTGAGGTGAATGTAACTAATTTAGAAACGCCAACCTTCTCAATAACAAGTTAG
- a CDS encoding DUF881 domain-containing protein, which translates to MKKYKSQFFIAFVCMIFAFIITYQIKSISSKQEVVVTNDSADILEEVKTLKDQKKQLEGKLSEIQAQVEDYEKNAGENSSYAKNLLEELEKSRLVSGEVEVTGSGVEINISPKSITFSGEMTPQALITHKELIIIINELFFSGAEAVSINDIRVTNYTGIRSSSGGAYIFVGSEKISPKQVITIRAIGDPDKLKKDLDFPGTFDGIPLSSYNQPTYEKKDNIIIPKTKEVVTFKFSQKVVN; encoded by the coding sequence ATGAAGAAATACAAATCACAATTTTTTATAGCATTTGTTTGTATGATATTTGCATTTATAATTACCTATCAAATTAAAAGTATTTCGTCAAAACAAGAAGTGGTTGTTACAAATGATTCTGCTGATATTTTAGAAGAAGTTAAAACTTTAAAGGATCAAAAGAAGCAACTTGAGGGAAAACTATCAGAAATACAAGCTCAAGTTGAGGATTATGAAAAAAATGCTGGAGAAAACAGTAGTTATGCAAAAAATTTATTGGAGGAATTAGAGAAGTCAAGGCTTGTATCTGGTGAAGTTGAAGTTACAGGCTCTGGAGTTGAAATAAATATAAGTCCTAAAAGTATAACATTTTCTGGGGAAATGACTCCTCAAGCTTTAATTACTCACAAAGAACTTATAATTATTATAAATGAATTATTTTTCTCAGGCGCTGAAGCGGTGTCTATAAATGATATAAGAGTTACTAATTATACTGGAATAAGAAGTTCTTCAGGTGGAGCCTATATATTTGTTGGTTCGGAAAAAATATCTCCGAAACAAGTTATTACTATTAGAGCAATTGGTGATCCAGATAAGCTTAAGAAAGATTTGGATTTTCCAGGGACCTTTGATGGTATACCATTATCCTCTTATAATCAGCCAACATATGAGAAAAAAGATAATATAATCATTCCAAAGACAAAAGAAGTTGTGACCTTTAAATTTTCACAAAAAGTAGTTAACTAG
- a CDS encoding small basic family protein codes for MIVIIGLLIGIAIGLFSNVDIPVAYSAYMSVAIFACLDSIFGAIRASLEKTYRSDVFISGFFGNAGLAVVLVYFGDKLGLPVYIAGVIVFCNRIFNNFGFIRRLLLDKFKVH; via the coding sequence TTGATAGTAATAATTGGTTTATTAATTGGCATAGCAATAGGACTATTTTCAAATGTAGATATACCAGTAGCTTATTCTGCTTATATGTCTGTAGCAATTTTTGCATGTTTAGATTCTATTTTTGGTGCTATAAGAGCTTCACTTGAAAAGACCTACAGATCAGATGTATTTATTTCTGGTTTCTTTGGAAATGCTGGCTTAGCAGTGGTACTAGTGTATTTTGGAGATAAGCTAGGGTTGCCTGTTTATATAGCAGGGGTTATTGTATTTTGTAACAGAATATTTAATAATTTTGGGTTCATAAGAAGATTACTCCTTGATAAGTTCAAAGTTCATTAA
- a CDS encoding DUF881 domain-containing protein: MKNNEATIFLFLAAIIVGVLIVSNFSFGANATTVTLNAQEYFEATNEKNELLGEITSILEEKEQLEKKLRTYKYRRGEIENEFKKEIDKYVMLNGLVALEGSGVEILMDDYVNFKDEPISGNNIHNTDVLAAINDLRVMGAEAISINGIRIVYNTEIYCFGADLTVNGIAICAPFKISAIGDGEKMEAYLNSLASDLGYIKNLRINLIIDIKRKDKIFIPSFDTQFKSEYMDIPETRN; this comes from the coding sequence ATGAAAAATAATGAAGCTACAATATTCTTATTTTTGGCAGCTATAATTGTTGGAGTATTAATTGTTTCAAACTTTTCTTTTGGAGCCAATGCCACTACTGTAACATTAAATGCTCAAGAATATTTTGAGGCAACAAACGAAAAGAATGAATTGTTAGGTGAAATAACTTCAATATTAGAAGAAAAGGAGCAACTAGAAAAAAAGCTTAGAACCTATAAATATAGACGAGGAGAAATTGAAAACGAGTTTAAAAAGGAAATAGATAAGTATGTTATGCTCAATGGACTTGTGGCTTTAGAAGGTTCTGGTGTTGAAATTCTTATGGATGACTATGTGAATTTTAAAGATGAGCCTATATCTGGCAATAACATACACAATACTGATGTTTTAGCAGCTATAAATGATTTAAGAGTTATGGGAGCTGAGGCGATTTCTATTAATGGTATAAGAATTGTTTATAATACTGAAATCTATTGTTTTGGCGCAGATCTAACAGTAAACGGTATTGCTATTTGTGCCCCGTTTAAAATTTCAGCCATTGGTGATGGCGAAAAGATGGAGGCTTATTTAAATTCTCTTGCAAGTGATTTAGGATATATAAAAAATCTTAGAATTAATTTAATAATTGATATTAAAAGAAAAGATAAGATTTTCATACCATCTTTTGACACACAATTTAAAAGTGAGTATATGGATATTCCAGAAACTCGTAACTAA
- a CDS encoding YggS family pyridoxal phosphate-dependent enzyme, producing the protein MTIEENICALRNEIPKDTVIVAASKTRTLEEIEKAYNAGLRDFGENKVQEFVEKYEKCNLDINWHFIGHLQSNKVKYLVGKNVLIHSIDSIALLNEIEKKSQALGIETNVLIQVNIAKEQRKYGFYEEELKEVLKTVEGFTNIKVKGLMTILPIESHEENRKYFRKVKDIFDEIKDINYINSEMKYLSMGMSSDYIDAVKEGTNMIRVGEAIFGKRNYNI; encoded by the coding sequence TTGACAATAGAAGAAAATATATGTGCTCTTAGAAATGAAATTCCTAAGGATACAGTTATAGTTGCAGCTTCTAAGACAAGAACTTTAGAGGAAATAGAAAAAGCATATAATGCTGGACTTAGAGATTTTGGCGAGAATAAAGTACAAGAGTTCGTAGAAAAATATGAAAAGTGCAATCTTGATATAAACTGGCATTTTATTGGACACCTTCAAAGTAATAAAGTGAAATATTTAGTTGGGAAAAATGTATTAATACATTCTATAGACTCAATTGCTTTGTTAAATGAGATAGAAAAAAAATCTCAAGCACTTGGAATTGAAACAAATGTATTAATTCAAGTTAATATTGCAAAAGAACAACGTAAATACGGATTTTACGAAGAAGAGCTTAAAGAAGTTCTAAAAACTGTTGAAGGATTTACCAATATAAAAGTAAAAGGACTTATGACAATACTCCCAATAGAGAGTCATGAAGAGAATAGAAAGTATTTTAGAAAAGTAAAAGATATTTTTGATGAAATTAAGGATATAAATTATATTAATTCTGAGATGAAATATCTATCTATGGGGATGTCAAGTGATTATATAGACGCTGTTAAAGAAGGGACTAATATGATCAGAGTTGGTGAAGCCATTTTCGGTAAAAGAAATTACAACATATGA
- a CDS encoding cell division protein SepF, whose translation MSVLNKMMSIIGLDEEDELEEVVEEMEETVEETPVIPQNKARKTSKSNIVELSTAQNNSTKVIISRPKNFDEAMIICDELKDKRIVMINTTDLDPKVAQRLLDFVGGCCYSSNGELQEVERNVYILSPCNVEVSKELGRELNNKSIFKI comes from the coding sequence ATGAGTGTATTAAATAAGATGATGTCAATAATAGGTTTAGATGAAGAAGATGAGTTAGAAGAAGTAGTTGAGGAGATGGAGGAAACTGTTGAAGAAACACCTGTAATCCCTCAAAATAAAGCTAGAAAAACTTCTAAATCTAATATCGTTGAATTGTCTACAGCACAAAATAATTCAACAAAAGTTATCATTTCAAGACCAAAGAATTTTGATGAAGCAATGATAATTTGTGATGAACTAAAAGATAAGAGAATAGTTATGATTAACACTACAGACCTTGATCCAAAGGTTGCTCAAAGATTACTAGATTTTGTTGGTGGTTGTTGTTATTCATCAAATGGAGAGTTACAAGAAGTTGAACGTAATGTTTATATTCTTTCTCCATGTAATGTAGAAGTGTCAAAGGAATTAGGAAGAGAATTAAATAATAAGAGCATATTTAAAATATAG
- a CDS encoding RNA-binding protein: MDKKRFLSLFNEEDKIEVSAIFDKIQLAEKTQGEIFLKEFYPPRIWRKVQDIQNEIYASIGTFGIFEHAERRMISFNCSSEYQMPVKVLLIKTSNKFQRVEHKDYLGSIMSLGIKRSKLGDLIVIDNLCYVPCTEDIASYIIDSISKIKNTPCKIEILSSYDNLPEYQYDELVITTTSLRVDSVVSGITGISRSKGLSALSSGGILLNYSAVYDKSKLVSTGDTLTLRTYGKFSIKEIIGETKSGRLKVKVLKFK, encoded by the coding sequence ATGGATAAAAAACGATTTTTAAGCCTCTTTAATGAGGAAGATAAAATAGAGGTTTCAGCTATCTTTGATAAGATACAATTAGCAGAAAAGACTCAAGGTGAAATTTTTCTTAAGGAATTTTATCCACCAAGGATATGGAGAAAGGTTCAAGATATACAAAATGAAATTTATGCTTCTATAGGAACTTTTGGTATTTTTGAACATGCTGAAAGAAGAATGATAAGTTTTAATTGTAGTAGTGAGTATCAGATGCCTGTAAAAGTACTTTTGATAAAAACTAGTAATAAGTTTCAAAGAGTTGAACATAAAGATTACCTTGGTAGTATAATGTCTCTTGGGATCAAAAGAAGTAAGTTAGGGGATTTAATTGTAATAGATAACCTATGCTATGTACCTTGTACAGAGGATATTGCATCCTATATAATTGATAGTATAAGTAAGATAAAAAATACTCCATGTAAAATAGAAATTTTGTCTTCTTATGATAACTTGCCAGAATATCAGTATGATGAACTGGTTATTACCACAACTTCCCTTAGAGTTGATTCTGTTGTTAGCGGAATTACGGGAATTTCCAGGTCAAAGGGGTTAAGCGCACTTAGTAGTGGAGGGATTCTGCTAAATTATTCGGCAGTTTATGATAAAAGTAAGCTTGTATCTACAGGAGATACGTTGACACTCAGAACTTATGGTAAATTTAGTATAAAGGAAATCATTGGTGAAACTAAGAGTGGACGATTAAAAGTAAAAGTATTGAAATTTAAGTAA
- a CDS encoding DivIVA domain-containing protein: MRLTAMDISNKELNKGFRGYDCNEVDEFLETIAQDYEAIYKENSALKERLQTLEDKIKHYENLEATIQNTLVLAQNAAEQAKRSAEREAELIIHNANENSQRTIDKANSEVVKINEEYAAIKQEFTIFRSKYKNFMKTQMEMFETLEKDYLTNYSISVPKSEVAADLEDSFSVKDEDIDDKNFSSDLDEIKSFFVND; this comes from the coding sequence ATGAGACTTACAGCTATGGATATATCGAATAAGGAACTGAATAAAGGTTTTAGAGGGTATGATTGTAATGAGGTTGATGAATTTCTTGAAACCATAGCACAGGACTATGAGGCTATATATAAAGAAAATTCTGCGCTGAAAGAAAGACTTCAAACTTTAGAAGATAAAATTAAACATTATGAGAATCTTGAAGCAACAATTCAAAATACTTTGGTATTAGCTCAAAATGCAGCAGAACAAGCAAAACGTTCAGCTGAAAGAGAAGCTGAATTAATAATTCACAATGCTAACGAAAACTCTCAGAGGACTATCGATAAGGCTAATAGTGAAGTTGTTAAGATTAACGAAGAATATGCAGCTATAAAGCAAGAATTTACTATTTTTAGATCTAAGTATAAGAACTTTATGAAAACTCAAATGGAAATGTTTGAAACTCTTGAAAAAGATTATCTTACAAATTACTCCATATCAGTGCCGAAAAGCGAAGTGGCAGCGGATTTAGAAGATTCTTTTTCGGTAAAAGATGAAGATATAGATGATAAAAATTTTTCAAGCGATTTAGATGAGATAAAAAGTTTTTTTGTTAATGATTAA
- a CDS encoding 5'-methylthioadenosine/adenosylhomocysteine nucleosidase — translation MIIGLIGAMDEELEILLKETEVEKTQIKASMKFVKGHLYGKEVVVVRCGIGKVNSAICAQILVDDFNVDYVINVGIAGGIGANVKPGDVVIGDSLVQHDVEAIAFGYEAGQIPRIDTLDFKSSEYLVNLAKDACKDVLTHEYFVGRIATGDQFIADINKIKYIKETFDAIACEMEGGSIAQSCYLNQVPFVVLRSISDNADNGAHMDYEKFQHIAIKNSTEIIKNMLIAM, via the coding sequence ATGATTATAGGATTAATTGGTGCAATGGATGAAGAATTAGAGATATTATTAAAGGAAACAGAAGTTGAAAAAACTCAGATAAAAGCTTCTATGAAATTTGTTAAAGGACATCTTTATGGTAAAGAAGTGGTTGTAGTAAGATGTGGGATTGGTAAAGTAAATTCTGCAATTTGTGCTCAAATACTTGTTGATGATTTTAACGTTGATTACGTAATAAATGTAGGGATAGCAGGTGGAATAGGAGCTAATGTTAAACCAGGAGATGTAGTAATAGGCGATTCTTTAGTCCAACACGATGTAGAGGCTATTGCTTTTGGTTATGAAGCTGGTCAGATACCAAGAATAGATACTTTAGATTTTAAGAGTTCAGAATACCTTGTGAACTTAGCTAAAGATGCATGTAAAGATGTATTGACTCACGAATATTTTGTTGGCAGGATAGCTACAGGAGACCAATTTATTGCTGATATAAATAAAATTAAATATATAAAAGAAACTTTTGATGCTATCGCTTGTGAAATGGAAGGTGGAAGCATAGCTCAAAGTTGTTACTTAAATCAAGTTCCTTTTGTTGTATTAAGAAGTATAAGTGATAATGCGGATAATGGTGCACATATGGACTACGAGAAGTTTCAACATATCGCGATTAAAAATTCAACAGAAATCATTAAAAATATGCTTATAGCTATGTAG
- a CDS encoding TraR/DksA C4-type zinc finger protein, whose protein sequence is MLNEDEKKYFKNKLLTERERINKLLMEMKDNETIDSNLNATAELSFYDNHPSDSATELSEIEKGKALKANETNMLGKINEALDALENGDYGLCGNCQKEITKERLDFLPYAKYCAKCQGIMHTLRERTFEDRPNEEYVLKDVYYKGFGGIKGSVGLDALDTYELVDSHNQFVDSDADKINAHYVDPLDRVSNISYEETL, encoded by the coding sequence ATGCTTAATGAAGACGAAAAGAAATATTTTAAAAATAAATTGTTAACAGAAAGAGAGAGAATTAATAAGTTACTAATGGAGATGAAGGATAACGAAACTATCGACAGTAACTTAAATGCAACTGCCGAACTATCTTTTTATGATAATCATCCATCAGACTCTGCAACAGAGTTAAGTGAAATCGAAAAAGGAAAGGCTCTTAAAGCTAATGAAACGAATATGCTTGGTAAAATAAACGAAGCCCTTGATGCATTAGAAAACGGAGATTATGGACTTTGTGGTAATTGCCAAAAAGAAATAACCAAAGAACGGTTGGATTTTCTACCTTACGCAAAGTATTGTGCTAAATGTCAAGGCATTATGCACACTTTAAGGGAGAGAACCTTTGAAGATAGACCAAATGAGGAGTATGTATTAAAGGATGTTTATTATAAAGGTTTTGGAGGTATAAAAGGTAGTGTAGGATTAGACGCTTTAGATACCTATGAATTAGTTGATAGCCATAATCAATTTGTTGATTCTGATGCAGATAAGATAAATGCACATTATGTTGATCCTTTAGATCGAGTTAGCAATATTAGTTATGAGGAAACTTTGTAA